GGCGGTAGATCTGCTCCCATTTGTCGGAGGTGCCTAGGTGGGGGACCCAGGTTTGCCAGAAGGTGGTGCAAAGGAACTCAACGAAGCTTTCGTCGGGTAGCTTTTTGCGGTGGAGGCGCTCTAGTTGGCGGTAGTGGAGGAGGACGTCGCCGGGGACTCGGATGCGGAGGGTTACTTTGGCAGCGGGGGTTACGGATATCTGGACAGCTTCTTTCGGTGCCTCGTCTTTGGGACTCACGGATATCTGGACAGCGGGGGGTTCGTCGCTTGGGCGTTCGTATGGAGGAGCGCCGGCCTCCCCGTCGCCGGCGCGGACGTTGGGGTCGTTGCCCTCGTTGGGGGTATCGCGTTCATCGTGTTCATCGCGTTCGGATGGACGACTGCGGATGAGTCTTTGCAGGAGCTCTCCGCTGAGGATTGCGCGTTCGAGGGCCTGCATTTGGTTGATGTGGTGTTCGGTTGGGGGGGAGCGGTCGGTTGCGCCGGTGAAGCGGGTGGCCAGTTCTACTGTTTGGACTTCTTCGCGGAGGTGTTTGTAGGTGCGGCGGGTGGCGGGGGTGACCCAGGCGCGTTCGGTTTCGGGGGTGGCGATGCGGGTGAGGAGTTGGGCGGCTTCGAAGCCGATTTGGCCTTGTTGGAGGGCGTCGATGATGTGGTCGAGGCCCTGGCTGCGGCGGGCGAGGCTGAGTTTGCTGCGGAGGGAGGCGCGCGACATGCCGAGGCGTTCGCGGGCGTAGTGGGCTTCGGTGGCGAAGCCTAGAGTTTGCCAGCCGCGGAGTGCGAGGAAGCGTTGGGCCATGCGGCCGAAGAAGAGATCGCGGCTGGCGAGCTCTGCGCTGTGGTGACGGATGCGCGTGTCGAGCGCGTCGAGGCCGAGCGGGAGATCGTCGAGCTCGGGGGCTTCGCCGGGGTTGGGCTCGCGAGTGACGGCTGGGCGGCTTTGGAGTTCGGCGTTTGCTTGCAGATGCTGGGTGCGTTGCATTTCGGCGCGCCACGCGGTGTGTTCGCTTTCCATGCGCGCGGAGAGATCGTTTTCGGACGGAGGCACGAGCTCGAGGAGCGAGATGGTGGCCTCGGCAAGGAGGGACTCGAGGAAGTGGCCGCCGGTGCGCTTGCCGTCCATGTGCTCGACCATCATGCGCGTGGCCTCGAGCGCCCAGGCTTCTTCGACCGGGAGCGTGAGTGAGAGCGTGCGCGCGAGCTCGTCGTCGTCGTCGACTTGGGGTGGCGCCTGTGAGTCTTGTGACGCTGGTGATTTTTGCGGGCTCAAGGCGATGCGCATCGCTTGGACTGTTTTGCCGCGTGCGACTTGGAGGAGCGCGGCTTCGGTTTGCGGGGTGGCATGGCGTGCGAGGAGCTCGGCCATGCTCCAGCCGATGGACCCCGACTCCAACGCCGCGCTCAATCGTGGCAGGGAGTGCAGCCGGCTCGCGAGTGCGCGACTGTCGGCTGCCCAGCGACCGCCGCGACAACAGCGCTCGAGCGCGTACGCGCCGAGTGTCGAAAACCCGAGCTCACGATAGCCGTCGCCGAGGCGGTGAAGGGCTTGGCCGATGCGAAGTCGGAGGCGGCCGGCGCCGCGGGCTAGGCGGTAAAGCTCGGCGTCGAGTTGGGCGAGCTCGCCTAGCTTGGGTGGCGGGGGAGCTGGGACTTCGGAGAGGCGGCCGACCTTGCGTGGCGG
This genomic window from Rhodothermales bacterium contains:
- a CDS encoding HNH endonuclease, encoding MAELLARHATPQTEAALLQVARGKTVQAMRIALSPQKSPASQDSQAPPQVDDDDELARTLSLTLPVEEAWALEATRMMVEHMDGKRTGGHFLESLLAEATISLLELVPPSENDLSARMESEHTAWRAEMQRTQHLQANAELQSRPAVTREPNPGEAPELDDLPLGLDALDTRIRHHSAELASRDLFFGRMAQRFLALRGWQTLGFATEAHYARERLGMSRASLRSKLSLARRSQGLDHIIDALQQGQIGFEAAQLLTRIATPETERAWVTPATRRTYKHLREEVQTVELATRFTGATDRSPPTEHHINQMQALERAILSGELLQRLIRSRPSERDEHDERDTPNEGNDPNVRAGDGEAGAPPYERPSDEPPAVQISVSPKDEAPKEAVQISVTPAAKVTLRIRVPGDVLLHYRQLERLHRKKLPDESFVEFLCTTFWQTWVPHLGTSDKWEQIYRRDRYRCTNPVCHNRNITLHHVKYRANGGTDTPENLTTPCAFCHLEGEHAGRLKILPPGNNPTWLLGRHPIMKIQNRERTLLIN